From the Ilumatobacteraceae bacterium genome, the window CCGGCATCGAGGACGACGATCCGGTCGGCCAACTGGTCGGCCTCTTCGAGGTACTGCGTCGTCAGGAACAGGGTCGTCCCCCGTGCCTGCAGGTCGCGGATCTGGGTCCACAATGCGCGACGGCTCTGTGGATCGAGCCCGGTCGTCGGCTCGTCGAGGAACAGCACCGGTGGTTCGTCGAACAACGCCGTGGCGATGTCGAGCCGGCGCTGCATGCCGCCCGAGTAGGAATGGATCGGACGGTCAGCGGCGGCGCTCAGACCGAACTGTTCGAGCAACTCGTCACTGCGACGGCCGACGGCGGCCGAACGGTTGCCCAGCAATCGACCGACGAGGCGAAGGTGTTGGCGACCGGTCATGTTCGGATCGACGGTGGCGTCCTGCAGCGTGACGCCGATCGAGGATCGGACGCGTCGGGGTTGGGCGACGACGTCGAACCCGGCGACGGTGGCGCTGCCGCTCGACGGGGCGAGGAGGGTGGTGAGCATGCGAACGGTCGTCGACTTGCCGGACCCGTTGCGGCCGAGCACGCCGAAGATCTCGCCGGGGCGGACCTCGAACGAGAGGCCGTCGACGACGGTGCGCTGTCCGAATCGCTTGGTGAGATCGTTCGCGACGATCGAACCGGCACCGGCCGCCGATGTTTCGGATGATGGTTCATACATAGGTTTGTACTGTAGTACAAACCGCCGTCGGCGCAACCCGGTAGCATCGAATTCCGTGAAGACGCCGCCCGCTGACCTCGCCGAGCGGCTGCTCGGCGCCAGTGAGCTGATCCTCGCCACCTCGCCGCCGGCACGGTTCGACGACATCGCCGAACGGATCGGGGTCGCTCGCGCGACGCTCTACTACTACTTCTCCGGTCGCGACGACCTGCTGTCGTTCGTGCTCGCCGAGCACATCCGTCGCGGTGCGGAGATCATCGACGCCGCGACCGGCGATTCACCGGCCGAGCGCCTCCGTGTGACCGTGTCAGGACTCGTCCGCTTCCTCGGCGAGCACCCCGAACTGTGTCCGGCGCTCCTCGGCGCCATGGGGAGCGCCGGACGGATGCGTGATGCCCTCGAGGCCAACGAGATCTCGATCGCAGCACCCTTGCGACAGATCGTCAGCGACGGCATGGAGGCCGGTGAGTTCCCCGAAGGTGATCTCGCCGACGTCACCAGCGCGCTGATGGGCGCCATCCTCATGCAGGTCGTGTCGCGCTACCTGCGCTCGGCATCACTCGACAGCGACGAGACCATCGCCGACGTCACCGCGATCGCGACGCGCGTCGTGACCGATTCCGACTGATTGCGCCACTCGCCCCGGTCGAAACGCTCACGATGTGGGGAGGTCCACGACCCCGTGCTCGTAGGCGTAGATGACGGCGTGGACGCGGTCGCGCAGCTGGAGTTTCCGAAAGAGGTGTTTGACGTGGGTCCGCACCGTCGATTCCTCGATGAAGAGCGCGGCCCCGATCTCCGAATTGGTCATGCCGGTCGCGATCAGTCGGAAGACGTCGTGTTCGCGGCCGGTGAGCACATCGAGCGCGGCCGGAGTGGTCGTACGCGGTCGCCGGCCGAGTTGTTCGATGACACGTCGGGTGACGGCGGGGGCGAGCACGGCATCGCCGCTCGCGACGAGGTGTACCGCGTCGAGCAACTCCTCGGGTCGGGCGCGCTTGAGCATGAAGCCGGAAGCCCCGGCTCCGAGGGCATCGAAGACGTACTCGTCGTGGTCGAAGGTCGTCAGGACGACCACTCGGGTATCGGTCAGCTCGGCCGTGATCGACTTCGTCGCAGCGATTCCGTCACCGTTGGGCATACGGACGTCCATCAGCACGATGTCGGGTCGGGTCAACCGGGCGAGCTCGACGGCCCGTACCCCCGAGTCGGCATGCCCGACGATGTCGAGTTCGGGGTCACCGCCGAGGACCTCGATCAAGCCGAC encodes:
- a CDS encoding ATP-binding cassette domain-containing protein — protein: MYEPSSETSAAGAGSIVANDLTKRFGQRTVVDGLSFEVRPGEIFGVLGRNGSGKSTTVRMLTTLLAPSSGSATVAGFDVVAQPRRVRSSIGVTLQDATVDPNMTGRQHLRLVGRLLGNRSAAVGRRSDELLEQFGLSAAADRPIHSYSGGMQRRLDIATALFDEPPVLFLDEPTTGLDPQSRRALWTQIRDLQARGTTLFLTTQYLEEADQLADRIVVLDAGTIIAEGSPADLKHTHGHRTITIRGDHADALGGLPPGLSVTSAGDRTTIEGSAAADVEVALVAIRDAVGHLDGLTVSETSLEDVFIQLTGHDINTPDRASDAGVAA
- a CDS encoding TetR/AcrR family transcriptional regulator — protein: MKTPPADLAERLLGASELILATSPPARFDDIAERIGVARATLYYYFSGRDDLLSFVLAEHIRRGAEIIDAATGDSPAERLRVTVSGLVRFLGEHPELCPALLGAMGSAGRMRDALEANEISIAAPLRQIVSDGMEAGEFPEGDLADVTSALMGAILMQVVSRYLRSASLDSDETIADVTAIATRVVTDSD
- a CDS encoding response regulator transcription factor — protein: MIRVLVVDDDHLMRVGLIEVLGGDPELDIVGHADSGVRAVELARLTRPDIVLMDVRMPNGDGIAATKSITAELTDTRVVVLTTFDHDEYVFDALGAGASGFMLKRARPEELLDAVHLVASGDAVLAPAVTRRVIEQLGRRPRTTTPAALDVLTGREHDVFRLIATGMTNSEIGAALFIEESTVRTHVKHLFRKLQLRDRVHAVIYAYEHGVVDLPTS